A portion of the Algisphaera agarilytica genome contains these proteins:
- the ribH gene encoding 6,7-dimethyl-8-ribityllumazine synthase → MPQEHTGQLTPGDHKIAIAVGRFNEFITEHLLTACLDTWQQLGGKDENVTVARVPGSFELPVTSLKLAESGDYAAVVCLGCVIRGDTDHYDHVVEQTAKGIKDVGVNTGVPTIFGVLTCDTLEQAIHRAGAKMGNAGRSAMMTAVEMANLMQKL, encoded by the coding sequence ATGCCCCAAGAACACACCGGACAACTCACGCCCGGCGACCACAAGATCGCCATCGCCGTCGGCCGATTCAACGAGTTCATCACCGAGCACCTGCTCACCGCCTGCCTCGACACCTGGCAGCAGCTCGGCGGCAAAGACGAAAACGTCACCGTTGCCCGCGTGCCGGGGAGCTTTGAGCTGCCCGTGACGTCGCTCAAGCTGGCTGAGTCGGGCGACTACGCCGCGGTGGTGTGCCTGGGCTGTGTGATCCGCGGTGACACCGACCACTACGACCACGTCGTCGAGCAGACCGCCAAGGGCATCAAAGACGTGGGCGTCAACACCGGCGTCCCGACGATCTTCGGCGTGCTGACCTGCGACACCCTCGAACAGGCCATCCACCGAGCCGGGGCCAAGATGGGCAACGCCGGGCGGTCGGCTATGATGACCGCCGTCGAGATGGCGAACCTGATGCAAAAGCTGTGA
- a CDS encoding right-handed parallel beta-helix repeat-containing protein, with amino-acid sequence MSDGTLSIIFKLGLACWSVAVVGWSSVAPAQTLMGNVEVDASELVERLDAQDARLDAAERERDELRLAVESLAQADPGKAPLDPAVKPVPTDKAAAPVAVATGFTAFPRSPDGRTVYVSAEGNDRNHGYTPDKPMRTAAAAYQRIRDGRPDRLFFRAGDQFVGNLGALKKSGRNAAQPIVIGVYENADLPNAPRPVLLSPGGTWAKNDFRDTADHVAFVGLHIVAMNRDPSRPGFNAAAMTSDHWNASAITYLGDAQNITVEDCVFEYFKFALVFQSNPNNGFATDIKLHRNMILGSYGHWDIKVAGHSSGIFAAYVDGLVITDNLWDHNGWHPDVPGAKRTKFNHNLYIQKNCTFATDIRNNIISRASAHGLQLRSGGTIADNLFVQNPLGFFTGRFPSNVNDNVVLQSIDMSDDDGEARGHGIEILPCLRANVEGNIISQKKGTLPNAYAIQFSWEKDYVEWLNGRPSTGTLKNNKVYRWPREGQPTIDVKFGDIEQDNNIIDGDFPDPDRDVASYLTTLGVSAEDASLEAFLDTARTRPRGVWWPAYSAEAVNAYIRDGFE; translated from the coding sequence ATGAGCGATGGAACCCTGAGCATCATTTTCAAACTTGGTCTGGCGTGTTGGAGCGTGGCGGTCGTCGGCTGGTCGTCGGTGGCACCCGCCCAGACCCTGATGGGCAACGTGGAAGTCGACGCCAGCGAGCTGGTCGAACGGCTCGATGCACAGGACGCCCGGCTCGACGCGGCCGAGCGCGAACGCGACGAGCTGCGCCTGGCGGTTGAGAGTCTCGCCCAGGCCGACCCCGGCAAGGCGCCGCTCGATCCCGCCGTTAAGCCCGTGCCGACAGACAAAGCCGCTGCGCCCGTGGCGGTGGCGACAGGGTTCACGGCGTTCCCTCGGTCGCCCGATGGACGCACGGTCTACGTCTCGGCCGAGGGCAACGACCGCAACCACGGCTACACCCCCGACAAACCCATGCGCACCGCCGCCGCCGCGTACCAACGCATCCGCGACGGCCGACCCGACCGCCTGTTCTTCCGCGCCGGCGACCAGTTCGTGGGCAACCTCGGCGCACTGAAGAAGTCCGGGCGCAACGCGGCGCAGCCCATCGTCATCGGCGTCTACGAAAACGCCGACCTGCCCAACGCCCCGCGGCCCGTGCTGCTCAGCCCCGGCGGGACGTGGGCGAAAAACGACTTCCGCGACACCGCCGACCACGTCGCCTTCGTCGGCCTGCACATCGTCGCCATGAACCGCGACCCCAGCCGGCCCGGCTTCAACGCGGCGGCCATGACCTCCGACCACTGGAACGCCTCGGCCATCACCTACCTCGGCGACGCACAGAACATCACCGTCGAAGACTGCGTCTTCGAATACTTCAAGTTCGCCCTGGTCTTCCAGTCCAACCCCAACAACGGCTTCGCCACCGACATCAAGCTCCACCGCAACATGATCCTGGGCAGCTACGGCCACTGGGACATAAAAGTCGCCGGCCACAGCTCGGGCATCTTCGCCGCCTACGTCGACGGCCTGGTCATCACCGACAACCTCTGGGACCACAACGGCTGGCACCCCGACGTCCCCGGCGCCAAACGCACCAAGTTCAACCACAACCTCTACATCCAGAAGAACTGCACCTTCGCCACCGACATCCGCAACAACATCATCTCCCGCGCCTCGGCCCACGGCCTGCAGCTCCGCTCGGGCGGCACCATCGCCGACAACCTCTTCGTGCAGAACCCGCTGGGCTTCTTCACCGGCCGATTCCCCAGCAACGTGAACGACAACGTCGTGCTCCAATCCATCGACATGAGCGACGACGACGGCGAAGCCCGCGGCCACGGCATCGAGATCCTGCCCTGCCTCCGCGCCAACGTCGAGGGCAACATCATCAGCCAAAAGAAAGGCACCCTGCCCAACGCCTACGCCATCCAGTTCAGCTGGGAAAAAGACTACGTCGAGTGGCTCAACGGCCGACCCTCCACCGGCACGCTGAAAAACAACAAGGTCTACCGCTGGCCCCGCGAAGGCCAGCCAACCATCGACGTGAAGTTCGGCGACATCGAGCAGGACAACAACATCATCGATGGCGACTTCCCCGACCCTGACCGCGACGTCGCGAGCTACCTCACGACCCTTGGGGTCTCCGCCGAGGACGCCTCCCTCGAAGCCTTCCTCGACACCGCCCGTACCCGCCCCCGCGGCGTATGGTGGCCCGCGTACTCGGCCGAAGCCGTGAACGCATATATCCGTGATGGCTTCGAATAA
- a CDS encoding phosphotransferase enzyme family protein — protein sequence MKPFDQLTTRGQVRRLRRLAANALQEFGLFEAHFELIQHWENSTFRVDHPDERAAYCLTDRSVPGRYLLRLHRPDEFSLAYIESEMAWLEALARDTDLCVPTPVRVPDGRLALEYANAEFPELGGKPEGRRVCSLLRWVPGRLLKGEARRRVHMRRLGGLMAQLHQHADAWSPPFELNVNRWDGPTLMGRREALGIEPDVWDELPTDEFDLFAACEERLTSAMQDLGQGPEVFGLILADLHFNNVLFAGGEARPIDFNDCGHGHFVLDIANALLGFDPPGGEQPWRTVFAEGYQQHRPLPPQTMDHLDLFLAARQVTLMLWCYSCARHREAFRQRIPRWRASLIPELTARMKGHSAR from the coding sequence GTGAAACCCTTCGACCAACTCACCACCCGAGGCCAAGTGCGTCGGCTGCGTCGGCTTGCTGCAAACGCGTTGCAGGAGTTTGGTTTGTTTGAAGCGCATTTCGAGTTGATCCAGCACTGGGAGAACTCGACGTTCCGCGTGGATCACCCCGACGAGCGGGCGGCCTATTGCCTGACCGACCGCTCCGTGCCGGGACGCTACCTCTTGCGTCTGCATCGGCCGGACGAATTTTCGCTGGCGTACATCGAATCCGAAATGGCTTGGCTGGAGGCTCTGGCGCGAGACACCGATCTTTGCGTGCCCACGCCGGTCCGTGTTCCCGATGGGCGGCTGGCGTTGGAGTACGCCAACGCCGAGTTCCCCGAGCTCGGCGGAAAACCCGAGGGCCGCCGGGTGTGTTCGCTGCTGCGCTGGGTGCCGGGCCGACTCCTGAAAGGCGAGGCCCGGCGGCGGGTTCACATGCGTCGGCTGGGCGGTCTCATGGCCCAACTGCACCAACACGCCGACGCGTGGTCCCCGCCGTTTGAGTTGAACGTCAACCGCTGGGACGGGCCGACGCTGATGGGCCGGCGGGAGGCGCTCGGCATCGAGCCGGATGTCTGGGACGAGCTGCCCACGGATGAATTCGATCTGTTTGCGGCCTGCGAAGAACGGCTCACCTCTGCCATGCAAGACCTGGGACAGGGGCCCGAGGTGTTCGGGCTGATCCTCGCCGACCTCCACTTCAACAATGTCCTCTTCGCGGGAGGCGAGGCCCGCCCGATCGACTTCAACGATTGCGGGCACGGCCACTTCGTGCTCGACATCGCCAACGCCCTGCTGGGGTTCGACCCGCCCGGAGGCGAGCAGCCGTGGCGTACGGTCTTTGCCGAGGGTTACCAGCAGCACCGGCCGCTGCCGCCGCAGACCATGGACCACCTCGATCTATTTCTGGCGGCCCGGCAGGTCACGCTGATGCTGTGGTGCTACTCGTGCGCCCGCCACCGCGAGGCGTTCCGCCAGAGAATCCCTCGCTGGAGAGCATCGCTGATACCCGAGCTAACCGCCCGGATGAAGGGCCACTCGGCCCGATGA
- a CDS encoding malate dehydrogenase — protein MNAPIRVAVTGAAGQICYSLLFRIAAGEMFGPDQPVILQLLEIPVEKAMKALEGVAMELDDCAFPLLDSMVLTDDPNVGFKDANWCCLVGSKPRGPGMERADLLKDNGKIFIGQGKAIDENAADNARVAVVGNPANTNCMIGASHCKRITAERWSAMVRLDQNRAQTQLAQKAGVGTAAVEDIYIFGNHSPTMFPAFGLAKINGQPATSVINDDAYLQGEFCSTVGKRGAAIIAARGLSSAASAGNALIDHVRDLSTPGKIHSVAVKSEGHYGFHPDVWAGLPVKTTAPGEYEVIEGLEMDDFAKSKIAATNDELVSERETVAEMLG, from the coding sequence ATGAACGCCCCGATTCGCGTGGCCGTCACCGGTGCCGCTGGTCAGATCTGCTACAGCCTGCTCTTCCGCATCGCCGCGGGCGAGATGTTTGGCCCCGATCAGCCGGTGATCCTGCAACTGCTCGAAATCCCCGTCGAAAAAGCCATGAAGGCACTCGAGGGCGTCGCCATGGAGCTCGACGACTGCGCCTTCCCGCTGCTCGATTCGATGGTGCTCACCGATGACCCCAACGTCGGCTTCAAGGACGCCAACTGGTGCTGCCTCGTCGGCAGCAAGCCCCGTGGACCTGGGATGGAACGTGCCGACCTGCTCAAAGACAACGGCAAGATCTTCATCGGCCAGGGCAAAGCCATCGACGAAAACGCCGCGGACAACGCCCGCGTCGCCGTGGTCGGCAACCCCGCCAACACCAACTGCATGATCGGCGCTTCGCACTGCAAGCGCATCACCGCCGAGCGCTGGAGCGCCATGGTCCGCCTCGACCAGAACCGTGCCCAGACCCAGCTCGCCCAGAAGGCCGGCGTCGGCACCGCCGCCGTCGAAGACATCTACATCTTCGGCAACCACAGCCCCACCATGTTCCCCGCCTTCGGCCTGGCAAAGATCAACGGCCAACCCGCCACCTCGGTCATCAACGACGACGCCTACCTCCAGGGCGAGTTCTGCTCGACCGTCGGCAAACGCGGCGCCGCCATCATCGCCGCCCGCGGCCTGTCCAGCGCCGCCTCCGCCGGCAACGCCCTGATCGACCACGTCCGCGACCTCTCGACCCCCGGCAAGATCCACTCGGTCGCCGTGAAGTCCGAAGGCCACTACGGCTTCCACCCCGACGTCTGGGCCGGCCTCCCGGTCAAGACCACCGCCCCCGGTGAATACGAAGTCATCGAAGGCCTGGAGATGGACGACTTCGCCAAGTCCAAGATCGCCGCGACCAACGACGAACTCGTCAGCGAACGCGAGACCGTGGCGGAGATGTTGGGGTAG
- the rpiB gene encoding ribose 5-phosphate isomerase B, which translates to MKIAIACDHGGFPLKDQMKQVIESMGHEVVDLGAHEYDKHDDYPDFARYIGTAIQHGNAEKGVLLCGSGVGACIAANKMDGIRASVCHDVYSAHQGVEHDAMNVLCLGSRIIGPQLAEDLVRAFVAAEFSGEERHERRLEKVNALENAG; encoded by the coding sequence ATGAAAATCGCCATCGCCTGTGACCACGGCGGGTTCCCGCTCAAAGACCAGATGAAGCAAGTCATCGAATCGATGGGCCACGAGGTCGTCGATCTGGGCGCTCACGAATACGACAAGCACGACGACTACCCCGACTTCGCCCGCTACATCGGCACCGCGATCCAGCACGGCAACGCCGAAAAAGGTGTCCTGCTGTGCGGCTCGGGCGTGGGCGCCTGCATCGCCGCCAACAAGATGGACGGCATCCGCGCCTCGGTCTGTCACGACGTCTACTCCGCCCACCAGGGTGTCGAGCACGACGCGATGAACGTGCTTTGCCTGGGCTCACGCATCATCGGCCCGCAATTGGCCGAGGACCTGGTCCGTGCGTTTGTCGCTGCGGAGTTCAGCGGTGAAGAGCGTCACGAACGCCGACTGGAAAAGGTCAACGCGCTCGAAAACGCGGGCTGA
- a CDS encoding glyoxalase superfamily protein codes for MADTPPPTPGSVPPAASLPERPNLEYLRKLAKDRLDVLRDREPEARLSAAQLDVAREYGFASWRALKKHVDDLNETRYQPFVAAIQRGDVAAVAEALDKEPGLIRARLNAHNRSALHQAAWQGQAEVVRLLLERGAEVNARDRGDHAYPIHFAAELGLIEIVKMLVEAGAEVRGGGDTHGLGVLGWATCFQETRPEVARYLLSRGATHHIFSAVALGDADAVRHLVEQDPTALTRPMSQFENHRTALHLAVMKRQYEMVGLLLELGADPHATDKNQQTPLHLALVKDDPASLAIFERHGVELDQFTDENSPLNGVTPILNVKDVEASLDYYVDKLGFTKQWVWGDPIGFASVKRGEVTLFLCLGGQGQPGMWMSLWVDDVDAMYAEYQKRGVIIKQAPHNFPWGCREMNVADPDGHRFRVSSSSTGEPDGVPLCED; via the coding sequence ATGGCTGACACGCCACCCCCCACCCCCGGAAGTGTGCCCCCCGCCGCTTCGCTCCCCGAACGCCCCAACCTCGAATACCTCCGCAAGCTGGCCAAGGACCGGCTCGATGTCCTGCGCGACCGCGAGCCCGAGGCCCGGCTCTCGGCGGCACAGCTCGACGTGGCACGCGAGTACGGCTTCGCCAGCTGGCGGGCGCTCAAGAAACACGTGGATGACCTCAACGAGACGCGGTACCAGCCGTTTGTCGCGGCGATCCAGCGCGGCGACGTCGCGGCGGTGGCCGAGGCGCTCGACAAGGAACCCGGGTTGATCCGCGCCCGGCTGAACGCGCACAACCGGTCGGCGTTGCATCAGGCGGCGTGGCAGGGCCAGGCCGAAGTCGTGCGGTTGCTGCTGGAGCGTGGGGCCGAGGTGAACGCCCGTGACCGCGGCGACCACGCCTACCCCATCCACTTCGCGGCGGAGCTGGGGTTGATAGAGATCGTGAAGATGCTCGTCGAGGCCGGGGCCGAGGTCCGCGGCGGCGGCGACACGCACGGCCTGGGCGTCCTGGGCTGGGCCACGTGTTTCCAGGAAACACGGCCCGAGGTCGCGCGGTATCTGCTCAGCCGTGGCGCGACCCACCACATCTTCTCGGCGGTCGCGCTCGGCGACGCCGACGCGGTGCGTCACCTCGTGGAGCAAGACCCCACGGCGTTGACCCGGCCGATGTCGCAGTTCGAGAACCACCGCACCGCGTTGCACCTCGCCGTGATGAAGCGGCAGTACGAGATGGTCGGGTTGCTGCTGGAACTCGGCGCCGACCCGCACGCGACGGACAAGAACCAGCAGACCCCGTTGCATCTGGCGCTCGTGAAAGACGACCCCGCATCGTTGGCCATCTTCGAGCGGCACGGCGTAGAGCTCGATCAGTTCACCGACGAGAATTCTCCGCTTAACGGGGTGACGCCGATCCTGAACGTGAAGGACGTCGAGGCCAGCCTGGACTACTACGTCGACAAGCTCGGCTTCACGAAGCAGTGGGTCTGGGGCGACCCCATCGGCTTTGCTTCGGTCAAGCGAGGCGAGGTCACGCTGTTCCTCTGCCTCGGCGGTCAGGGGCAGCCGGGCATGTGGATGTCGTTGTGGGTGGACGATGTGGACGCGATGTATGCCGAGTACCAGAAACGCGGCGTGATCATCAAGCAGGCCCCGCACAACTTCCCGTGGGGCTGCCGGGAGATGAACGTCGCCGACCCGGATGGCCACCGCTTCCGCGTTTCTTCGAGCAGCACCGGCGAGCCGGACGGCGTGCCGTTGTGTGAAGACTGA
- the ftsY gene encoding signal recognition particle-docking protein FtsY produces MALFKSAFKKLSGALGKTREGSAGALRTILSGKQLSKELLRDLERAMIQADIGIKTAIEIRKDIEAGWERGEIADGDAALDFLKAQLTAYYPEWDRTLNFAPEGEGPTVILVAGINGAGKTTSIAKICKSLRDDGKSVLLAACDTFRAAAVEQLEVWSGRLGVEVVKGQQGGDPAAVAFDAAAAAKARGVDVLIIDTAGRLHTQSHLMDQLSKIRRVVEKQIPGAPHEVILVIDATTGQNGVNQAKVFADSIDVTGIFLSKLDGSARGGIVIAIREALNIPVKFVGVGETPADVEPFDPASFIEAMFAEPAAS; encoded by the coding sequence ATGGCCCTCTTTAAATCCGCCTTCAAGAAGCTCTCCGGAGCGCTCGGCAAGACCCGCGAGGGGTCGGCGGGGGCGTTGCGGACGATCCTGTCCGGGAAACAACTGTCCAAGGAACTGCTCCGCGACCTCGAGCGGGCGATGATCCAGGCCGACATCGGCATCAAGACCGCGATCGAGATCCGCAAGGACATCGAGGCCGGCTGGGAGCGGGGCGAGATCGCCGACGGCGACGCGGCGCTGGACTTCCTCAAGGCCCAGCTCACCGCGTACTACCCCGAGTGGGACCGCACGCTGAACTTCGCCCCCGAGGGCGAAGGGCCAACGGTCATCCTCGTCGCCGGGATCAACGGCGCGGGCAAGACCACCAGCATCGCCAAGATCTGCAAAAGCCTTCGTGACGACGGGAAGAGCGTCCTGCTCGCGGCGTGCGACACGTTCCGCGCCGCGGCGGTCGAGCAGCTCGAAGTCTGGTCGGGTCGGCTGGGCGTCGAAGTCGTCAAGGGCCAGCAAGGCGGCGACCCCGCAGCGGTCGCGTTCGATGCGGCGGCGGCGGCGAAGGCCCGCGGCGTGGACGTCCTGATCATCGACACAGCCGGGCGTCTGCACACGCAGTCGCACTTGATGGATCAGCTCAGCAAAATCCGCCGTGTCGTCGAGAAGCAGATCCCCGGCGCGCCGCACGAAGTCATCCTGGTGATCGACGCGACCACCGGGCAGAACGGCGTGAACCAGGCCAAGGTTTTTGCCGATTCCATCGACGTGACCGGCATCTTCCTGTCCAAGCTCGACGGCAGCGCCCGCGGCGGCATCGTGATCGCGATCCGCGAAGCGCTCAACATCCCCGTGAAGTTTGTCGGGGTGGGCGAGACGCCGGCGGACGTGGAGCCGTTCGACCCCGCGTCGTTCATCGAGGCCATGTTCGCAGAACCCGCCGCAAGTTAA
- the nusB gene encoding transcription antitermination factor NusB has protein sequence MSKRHASRRLAMQVLYQIDATGETDADTIFAGLDEDHDPVEVRQEAVELALAAWAQHEETDEKVTALAEDWPTHRQPPVDRAILRLALYEMTSGRTPAKVAINEALDLAKQFSNENAPAFINGVLDKLHKSLDLPEPAADTPADASEWLDDAKAGE, from the coding sequence ATGTCCAAACGACACGCATCCCGCCGCCTGGCCATGCAGGTGCTCTACCAGATCGACGCCACCGGCGAGACCGACGCCGACACCATCTTCGCCGGCCTCGACGAAGACCACGACCCCGTCGAGGTCCGCCAGGAAGCCGTCGAGCTCGCCCTCGCCGCGTGGGCCCAGCACGAAGAGACCGACGAGAAAGTCACCGCCCTGGCCGAGGATTGGCCGACCCACCGCCAGCCCCCCGTGGACCGCGCGATCCTGCGTCTGGCGTTGTACGAGATGACCTCCGGCCGAACCCCCGCCAAGGTCGCGATCAACGAGGCCCTGGACCTCGCCAAGCAGTTCAGCAACGAAAACGCCCCCGCGTTCATCAACGGCGTCCTGGACAAGCTCCATAAATCCCTAGATCTGCCTGAGCCCGCCGCAGACACGCCCGCGGATGCGAGCGAGTGGTTGGATGATGCCAAGGCCGGGGAATAA